From the genome of Psychroserpens ponticola, one region includes:
- a CDS encoding PaaI family thioesterase, translating into MKGEQIPYKMLSQDAYSSWLGIEILECEIGRCKVGMTIRKEMLNSMNKAHGGISYSLADTAFGFAANTHGKYAVSIETSINHIEALDEGDYLTAESVIENVKNKLGFNIIEVKRREELVALFKGVVYRTQKDWEQ; encoded by the coding sequence TTGAAAGGAGAACAAATTCCATATAAAATGCTTTCCCAAGATGCTTATAGCAGTTGGCTAGGAATAGAAATTCTAGAATGTGAAATCGGACGATGCAAAGTCGGAATGACCATTAGAAAGGAAATGCTAAATAGCATGAACAAAGCGCATGGTGGAATTAGTTATTCGTTAGCTGATACTGCGTTCGGTTTTGCTGCCAATACTCATGGTAAATATGCAGTGTCCATCGAAACAAGTATTAATCACATTGAAGCTTTAGATGAAGGTGATTATTTAACAGCAGAATCAGTCATAGAAAATGTGAAAAACAAATTAGGCTTCAATATTATTGAAGTCAAACGAAGAGAAGAATTAGTAGCCTTATTTAAAGGCGTTGTATATAGAACACAAAAAGATTGGGAACAATGA
- the pcaF gene encoding 3-oxoadipyl-CoA thiolase produces MKEAYIIDGIRTPIGNYKGTLSAVRTDDLGAIVIEEIVKRNPSIPKEAYDDVIMGCANQAGEDNRNVARMSSLLAGLPFTVPGETVNRLCSSGLSAIIHANRAIKAGDGDLFISGGVENMTRGPYVIAKPSTGFGGDSKMYDSTFGWRFINPKMQELYGTDGMGNTAENLVAKYAISRLDQDKFAYWSQMKATKAQESGRLAKEIVTVEIPQRKKDPIRFSKDEFVKPTTSLEVLGKLRPAFKKEGGSVTAGNSSGLNDGAAATIIASQDAVEKYNLKPLARIVSSAVVGVEPRIMGIGPVQASNKALGKAGLTMNDMDVIELNEAFAAQALACTRAWGLADDDPRLNPNGGAIAIGHPLGVTGARVAYSAALELQVQNKRYALITMCIGVGQGYAAIIENVNL; encoded by the coding sequence ATGAAAGAAGCATACATTATAGACGGAATTAGAACACCAATTGGAAACTACAAAGGTACATTGTCAGCTGTTCGAACAGATGATTTAGGTGCAATTGTAATTGAAGAAATCGTAAAACGAAATCCAAGTATCCCAAAAGAAGCTTATGATGATGTTATTATGGGTTGTGCAAACCAAGCAGGAGAAGACAATCGTAACGTCGCAAGAATGTCCTCTTTATTAGCAGGTTTACCATTTACGGTTCCTGGAGAAACGGTTAATAGGTTATGTAGTTCTGGATTATCAGCTATAATTCACGCAAATCGAGCTATCAAAGCTGGAGATGGAGATCTATTTATTTCAGGAGGTGTTGAAAATATGACACGTGGACCATACGTCATTGCAAAACCTTCAACTGGATTTGGTGGTGATTCAAAAATGTATGATTCTACGTTCGGATGGCGTTTTATAAACCCTAAAATGCAAGAATTATATGGAACGGATGGTATGGGGAATACTGCCGAAAACTTAGTAGCAAAGTATGCCATTTCAAGATTAGATCAAGATAAATTTGCATATTGGAGTCAAATGAAAGCCACTAAAGCTCAAGAAAGTGGCAGATTGGCTAAGGAAATTGTAACTGTGGAAATTCCTCAACGCAAAAAAGATCCAATTCGATTTTCAAAAGATGAATTTGTAAAACCAACAACATCCTTAGAAGTCTTAGGGAAGTTAAGACCAGCCTTTAAAAAAGAAGGTGGAAGTGTAACCGCTGGAAATTCTTCAGGATTAAACGATGGAGCAGCGGCAACTATTATTGCTTCTCAAGATGCTGTTGAAAAATATAATCTAAAACCCTTAGCTAGAATTGTAAGTTCTGCAGTGGTTGGAGTAGAACCAAGAATTATGGGTATTGGTCCAGTTCAAGCGTCTAATAAAGCTTTAGGAAAAGCTGGATTGACGATGAATGATATGGATGTGATCGAGTTAAACGAAGCTTTTGCAGCACAAGCATTAGCTTGTACTAGAGCTTGGGGATTAGCAGATGACGATCCTAGATTAAATCCAAATGGAGGTGCAATCGCTATTGGTCACCCACTAGGAGTAACAGGTGCGAGAGTAGCTTATTCAGCAGCTTTAGAATTACAAGTGCAAAATAAGCGTTATGCGTTAATTACGATGTGTATTGGTGTTGGTCAAGGGTATGCCGCAATTATTGAGAATGTGAATTTGTAA
- the paaC gene encoding 1,2-phenylacetyl-CoA epoxidase subunit PaaC, translating to MKNKNLYKYILGIADNSLILGQRLGELCGHGPSLETDIACTNISLDLFGQVRSYFQYAAKIAGDKRTEDDIAMLRKEREYKNVLLVEQPNTNFAYSIGRQFLFDVYHLAFLAELQKSTDLTLSAIANKCIKEVSYHERFSSDWVKRLGDGTETSNQKMQDAIDALWTYTDELFHQTEADKTMVAEGIGVDVTKLKENYYKQVSLLLEEANLQIPESKWFQKGGKEGIHTEHLGYLLSDLQYMQRTYPNMEW from the coding sequence ATGAAAAACAAAAATCTATACAAATACATTCTTGGTATCGCAGATAACAGCCTTATCCTTGGTCAACGCCTAGGAGAACTCTGTGGTCATGGACCAAGTTTAGAAACAGATATTGCTTGTACTAATATTTCATTGGATTTATTCGGACAAGTACGAAGTTATTTTCAGTATGCGGCAAAAATTGCAGGAGATAAAAGAACAGAGGATGATATTGCCATGCTTCGTAAAGAACGTGAGTATAAAAATGTTTTACTTGTAGAACAACCTAATACTAATTTTGCGTATTCGATTGGACGTCAGTTTTTATTTGATGTCTATCATTTAGCATTTCTAGCTGAATTACAAAAGAGTACAGATTTAACGCTTTCTGCAATTGCAAATAAGTGTATTAAAGAAGTGAGTTATCATGAGCGTTTCTCTTCAGATTGGGTAAAGCGTTTAGGTGATGGTACTGAAACAAGTAATCAAAAAATGCAAGATGCTATTGATGCTTTATGGACGTATACTGATGAATTATTTCATCAAACTGAAGCTGATAAAACTATGGTAGCTGAAGGAATTGGTGTTGATGTAACCAAACTAAAAGAAAATTATTATAAACAAGTAAGTCTTCTTTTAGAAGAAGCAAACCTTCAAATTCCTGAATCTAAATGGTTTCAAAAAGGAGGAAAAGAAGGCATTCATACAGAACATTTAGGATATTTATTGAGCGATTTGCAATACATGCAACGTACATATCCAAATATGGAATGGTAA
- the paaB gene encoding 1,2-phenylacetyl-CoA epoxidase subunit PaaB, protein MSTKNWPLWEIFVRSKNGLEHRHFGSLHATDAEMALENARDVYTRRNEGVSIWVVESKNITASNPEHNGEMFEPAQDKVYRHPTFYDLPDEVKHM, encoded by the coding sequence ATGTCAACAAAAAACTGGCCTCTTTGGGAAATCTTCGTAAGAAGTAAAAACGGATTAGAACACAGACACTTTGGTAGCCTTCACGCTACAGATGCAGAAATGGCACTAGAGAATGCAAGAGATGTTTACACTAGACGAAACGAAGGTGTTAGTATTTGGGTTGTAGAATCTAAAAATATAACAGCATCTAATCCTGAGCATAATGGAGAAATGTTTGAACCTGCTCAAGATAAAGTATATCGTCATCCAACATTTTATGATTTACCAGACGAAGTAAAACATATGTAA
- a CDS encoding FAD-binding oxidoreductase, translated as MAEFYNLKVADIYKETEDTSVVTFTIPSELQDAFKFRQGQHLTLKADIDGEDVRRSYSLCSSPLDKQWKVAVKLIPGGKFSTYINDNVNIGDQLEVMAPSGTFGVPVKPEEQKNYLFFAAGSGITPVLSMVKAHLKAEPNSTCKLFYVNKTAKSIIFKEELEQLRNTYFGRFEIYYFLTKERRDIDLFNGRFDDEKMQVLTKTFIDIPDTSEVFLCGPENMVNYVSEYLINKGLPKELVHFELFVTGLSEEDIKRVERLAQQNVEGVEVTIVDGGKEFEFTMTKDYDNILDAALGAGADLPFACKGGVCSTCKCEVIEGAVEMKINYALDEKEVSQNLVLSCQAVPTTDKVVVDFDV; from the coding sequence ATGGCAGAATTTTACAATTTAAAAGTTGCAGATATTTATAAGGAAACAGAGGATACTTCAGTAGTAACTTTTACAATTCCTTCAGAATTACAAGACGCATTTAAATTTAGACAAGGACAGCATTTGACCTTAAAAGCTGATATTGATGGCGAAGATGTTCGACGTTCATACTCCTTATGTTCAAGCCCATTGGATAAGCAATGGAAAGTCGCTGTAAAATTAATTCCTGGCGGAAAATTTTCAACTTACATCAATGATAACGTTAACATTGGAGATCAACTTGAAGTCATGGCGCCAAGCGGAACGTTTGGAGTTCCCGTTAAGCCTGAAGAACAAAAAAATTATCTATTTTTCGCTGCAGGAAGCGGAATTACTCCTGTTTTGTCAATGGTGAAGGCGCACCTTAAAGCCGAACCAAATTCAACTTGTAAATTGTTTTATGTCAATAAAACAGCAAAATCCATTATCTTTAAAGAGGAACTCGAGCAATTGAGAAATACCTATTTCGGAAGATTTGAAATTTATTATTTCTTAACCAAAGAACGTAGAGATATCGATTTGTTTAATGGACGTTTTGATGACGAGAAAATGCAAGTCCTCACAAAAACATTTATCGATATTCCTGATACTAGCGAAGTGTTTCTTTGTGGTCCAGAAAACATGGTAAACTATGTAAGTGAGTATTTAATAAACAAAGGATTACCAAAAGAATTAGTGCATTTTGAATTGTTTGTAACAGGTCTGTCAGAAGAGGATATAAAACGAGTAGAACGCCTAGCACAACAAAATGTCGAAGGCGTAGAAGTGACCATTGTCGATGGAGGAAAAGAATTTGAATTTACCATGACCAAAGACTATGATAATATTCTCGATGCAGCTCTTGGTGCTGGAGCCGATTTGCCTTTCGCGTGTAAAGGTGGTGTTTGTAGTACCTGTAAGTGTGAAGTGATTGAAGGTGCTGTAGAAATGAAAATTAATTACGCGCTAGACGAAAAAGAAGTCTCGCAAAATTTGGTTTTAAGTTGTCAGGCTGTACCAACAACAGATAAAGTAGTCGTCGATTTCGATGTTTAA
- the paaD gene encoding 1,2-phenylacetyl-CoA epoxidase subunit PaaD, translating into MITTEQNIDDILIPILEQVSDPEIPVLSIMDMGVVRSAIIINDIVKVEITPTYSGCPAMDVIGDDIKKELKDAGYESEIDLILHPAWTTDWITPRGRKALENYGIAAPLEAEADKDVLLNGKRIVKCPQCGSTNTRLVSQFGSTACKAQFQCEDCQEPFDYFKCLK; encoded by the coding sequence ATGATTACAACAGAACAAAACATAGATGACATCTTAATTCCAATCTTGGAACAGGTTTCAGATCCTGAAATTCCAGTATTGTCTATAATGGATATGGGAGTTGTGCGTTCTGCTATAATTATTAATGATATTGTGAAAGTCGAAATCACTCCAACTTATAGCGGTTGTCCAGCAATGGATGTGATTGGTGACGATATCAAAAAAGAATTAAAAGATGCAGGTTATGAATCTGAAATTGATTTGATTTTGCATCCAGCTTGGACAACCGATTGGATTACGCCAAGAGGACGAAAAGCACTAGAAAATTATGGTATAGCAGCACCTTTAGAGGCTGAAGCAGATAAAGATGTATTGCTAAATGGAAAACGAATTGTAAAATGTCCACAATGTGGATCAACAAACACACGACTAGTAAGTCAGTTTGGTTCAACAGCATGTAAAGCACAATTTCAGTGTGAGGATTGCCAAGAACCTTTTGATTATTTTAAGTGTTTAAAGTGA
- the paaZ gene encoding phenylacetic acid degradation bifunctional protein PaaZ, giving the protein MNKIQHYVQGHWTTGKEEGAPILDAVTGEAFTSVAIEGLDIPEILNYGRTKGGEQLRKMTFQERGNMLKKLALYLTKRKDAFYELSYRTGATKVDSWIDIEGGFGNLFANASLRKLFPNQPYHVEGDAIDLSRGGRFMAHHIMVPKKGVAVHINAFNFPVWGMLEKCAVNWMAGVPAVVLPAPSSAYLAEAVAREIIASGILPEGALQIINGTVKTILDTVESQDVVTFTGSAQTGRLLKAHPRLIQESVPFTMEADSLNASILGEDAVPGTPEFDLFIKEVRKEMTVKAGQKCTAIRRIIVPESLVEDVQVALARQLDKVTIGDPRLKEVRMGSLVSHQQVQAVRDSVSDLSKEAQIVYGSLDEINTIGADAKKGAFISPILLRADHPFQNTVIHEREAFGPVSTIMPYKSLEEAITLAQMGKGSLVSSIATNDDKIAKDYVVNAASHHGRIMVINRDMAKESTGHGSPLPYLVHGGPGRAGGGEEMGGMRGIKHYLQRTAIQGSPTTITEITGIYQQNAKYKEAPQHPFKYHWEDIQPGMSMKTHNRTFTDTDIINFSNITWDHFYAHTDITSLDGSIFEKRTAHGYFIISAAAGLFVYPNKGPVSANYGLEECRFLRPLYHNDTIYVRLTCKQKVDRDVASAEHPSGIVKWYAEIFDANNDEKVAFATVLTMVQKKQEVFVEMTDEKIDECLSALIEDAKPKWGIMTPQHMIEHLEYTYKITSGDIQDFEIATPDKILDKVHNSLWNYDKFPLKSQFPHLEKNTLDELKHADLKTAIEKFKEQREKYLKYFKENPEAKLKNLVFGELNKYESYLLERKHLNHHFEQFELL; this is encoded by the coding sequence ATGAATAAAATTCAACATTACGTTCAAGGTCATTGGACAACAGGAAAAGAAGAAGGAGCACCAATTCTAGATGCAGTTACTGGTGAGGCATTCACTAGTGTAGCCATTGAAGGATTAGATATTCCTGAAATTTTAAACTACGGAAGAACAAAAGGAGGTGAGCAACTTCGTAAAATGACGTTTCAAGAACGTGGAAATATGCTCAAGAAATTAGCATTATATCTTACCAAAAGAAAAGATGCATTCTATGAATTGAGCTATAGAACAGGAGCAACAAAAGTAGATAGTTGGATTGATATTGAAGGTGGTTTCGGAAATTTATTCGCCAATGCATCGTTAAGAAAACTGTTTCCAAATCAGCCTTATCATGTAGAAGGCGATGCTATCGACTTATCTCGTGGTGGACGCTTTATGGCGCATCATATTATGGTGCCTAAAAAAGGGGTTGCAGTTCATATTAATGCCTTTAATTTCCCTGTTTGGGGAATGTTGGAAAAATGTGCTGTTAATTGGATGGCTGGAGTTCCTGCTGTAGTTTTACCAGCACCTTCATCAGCGTATCTAGCAGAAGCAGTTGCTAGAGAAATAATCGCTTCAGGTATTTTACCTGAAGGCGCTTTGCAAATCATAAATGGCACTGTTAAAACCATTTTAGATACTGTAGAATCTCAAGATGTGGTAACTTTTACTGGTTCTGCGCAAACAGGACGACTACTAAAAGCACATCCAAGATTAATTCAAGAATCTGTACCTTTTACTATGGAAGCAGATTCTTTAAATGCTTCAATTTTAGGCGAAGATGCAGTTCCTGGAACACCAGAGTTTGATTTATTCATTAAAGAAGTTCGAAAAGAAATGACGGTTAAAGCAGGACAAAAATGTACTGCTATTAGACGAATTATTGTTCCAGAGAGCTTAGTAGAAGATGTACAAGTTGCATTGGCTAGACAATTAGATAAAGTGACCATTGGTGATCCAAGACTAAAAGAAGTCAGAATGGGATCACTAGTTAGTCATCAACAAGTACAAGCGGTTAGAGATTCCGTAAGTGATTTATCAAAAGAAGCTCAAATCGTTTATGGAAGTTTAGATGAAATAAATACTATTGGCGCAGATGCTAAAAAAGGTGCTTTCATTAGTCCAATTTTATTACGTGCAGACCATCCATTCCAAAACACAGTCATTCATGAACGTGAAGCTTTCGGACCAGTAAGCACCATAATGCCTTATAAAAGCTTAGAAGAAGCGATTACTTTAGCTCAAATGGGTAAAGGGTCTTTAGTATCTTCAATTGCTACCAATGACGATAAAATTGCTAAAGATTATGTTGTCAATGCAGCAAGTCATCATGGAAGAATCATGGTCATTAATAGAGATATGGCAAAAGAAAGTACAGGTCATGGTTCACCATTACCATACTTAGTGCATGGAGGTCCAGGACGAGCAGGTGGAGGAGAAGAAATGGGAGGAATGCGTGGCATAAAACATTATTTACAACGTACAGCTATTCAAGGTTCACCAACAACAATCACAGAAATTACTGGGATTTATCAGCAAAATGCGAAATATAAAGAAGCACCACAGCATCCATTTAAATACCATTGGGAAGACATCCAACCTGGAATGTCTATGAAGACTCATAACCGAACATTTACAGACACAGATATCATTAATTTTTCCAATATCACTTGGGATCATTTTTATGCACACACAGATATTACTTCTTTAGACGGAAGTATTTTTGAGAAGAGAACAGCACATGGTTATTTCATTATTTCAGCAGCAGCCGGATTGTTCGTCTATCCAAATAAAGGACCAGTATCTGCAAATTATGGACTAGAAGAATGTAGATTCTTACGTCCATTATATCACAACGATACTATTTATGTGCGTTTAACCTGTAAGCAAAAAGTAGATCGTGATGTCGCTTCTGCAGAACATCCTAGTGGAATTGTAAAATGGTATGCAGAAATTTTTGATGCTAACAACGATGAGAAAGTAGCTTTTGCAACGGTCTTAACAATGGTTCAGAAAAAGCAAGAGGTTTTTGTTGAAATGACAGACGAGAAGATTGATGAATGTCTTTCCGCATTAATAGAAGATGCAAAGCCAAAATGGGGAATTATGACGCCTCAACACATGATTGAGCATTTAGAATACACTTATAAAATTACTTCAGGAGATATTCAAGATTTCGAAATAGCAACACCAGATAAGATTTTGGATAAAGTGCATAATAGTTTATGGAACTATGACAAGTTTCCACTTAAATCACAGTTTCCGCATCTTGAAAAAAATACTTTAGATGAATTGAAACATGCGGATTTAAAAACAGCAATAGAAAAGTTTAAAGAGCAAAGAGAAAAGTATTTGAAGTATTTTAAAGAAAATCCTGAAGCTAAACTAAAGAATTTAGTTTTCGGTGAATTAAATAAATATGAATCGTATTTGTTAGAACGAAAACATTTAAACCACCACTTCGAGCAATTCGAATTACTATAA
- a CDS encoding enoyl-CoA hydratase-related protein, whose translation MNKSIQLKIENKIAYITLNRPEVFNSFNREMAFLLHDTLDACEKNDDVRAIVLTGNGKAFCAGQDLKEVTDPDLNPGFKKILEEHYNPIITRIRAIKKPIIAAVNGVAAGAGANIALACDIVVAHEKVSFIQAFSLIGLVPDSGGTFFLPRLIGFQKALALAMLGDKISAGDAEKMGMIYKILPLENFEKEVNKLALKLANMPTKALGFIKELFNQSMTNDLDAQLVLESKLQIEAAQSEDYAEGVAAFIEKRKPEFKGR comes from the coding sequence ATGAATAAAAGTATTCAGCTAAAAATTGAAAACAAAATAGCGTACATCACGCTCAATAGACCAGAAGTGTTTAATAGTTTCAATCGTGAAATGGCATTTTTGCTTCACGACACGTTAGACGCTTGCGAAAAAAACGATGATGTAAGAGCAATCGTACTTACAGGAAACGGAAAAGCATTTTGTGCTGGTCAAGATTTAAAAGAAGTGACAGATCCTGACCTAAATCCTGGATTCAAAAAAATACTCGAAGAACATTACAATCCAATTATTACAAGAATTAGAGCTATAAAGAAACCAATTATTGCTGCTGTAAATGGAGTAGCAGCTGGAGCAGGAGCTAACATTGCTTTAGCATGTGATATTGTGGTTGCTCATGAAAAAGTGAGTTTTATTCAAGCTTTTAGTTTAATTGGTTTGGTTCCTGATAGTGGCGGAACATTTTTTTTACCACGATTAATCGGATTTCAAAAAGCACTAGCTTTAGCAATGTTAGGCGATAAAATTTCAGCAGGTGACGCTGAAAAAATGGGAATGATTTACAAAATACTTCCGCTAGAAAATTTTGAAAAGGAAGTAAATAAGCTAGCTTTAAAATTAGCCAATATGCCAACTAAAGCTCTAGGTTTTATTAAAGAATTATTTAATCAATCAATGACTAACGATTTAGATGCCCAATTGGTATTAGAATCTAAATTGCAAATTGAAGCAGCACAAAGCGAAGATTACGCAGAAGGTGTTGCAGCATTTATTGAAAAACGTAAACCAGAATTCAAAGGAAGATAG
- a CDS encoding VOC family protein, which translates to MKIDRTGLILYVKAYKECVVFYAENLNLTILFQNEDLTCFDFFGTYLMVEKEDRKDYLEDNSELKNYSCLRINIDNVKTISEQLKQQNIKVDYQEHSWGKVAKFKDPDGNLIAFKDEESFAKQIEDYNIL; encoded by the coding sequence ATGAAAATAGATAGAACAGGTTTAATTTTATACGTAAAAGCATACAAGGAATGCGTTGTTTTTTATGCTGAAAATCTAAACCTTACGATATTATTTCAGAATGAAGATTTAACTTGTTTTGATTTCTTTGGAACTTATCTAATGGTTGAAAAAGAAGATCGAAAAGATTATTTAGAAGATAATTCCGAATTGAAAAATTATAGTTGTTTAAGAATTAATATTGACAATGTAAAAACAATTTCAGAACAACTAAAACAACAAAATATTAAAGTCGATTACCAAGAGCATTCTTGGGGAAAAGTAGCAAAATTTAAAGATCCTGATGGGAATTTAATTGCGTTTAAAGACGAAGAAAGTTTTGCTAAACAAATTGAAGATTATAATATTTTGTAG
- a CDS encoding 3-hydroxyacyl-CoA dehydrogenase NAD-binding domain-containing protein: MNIGIIGSGTMGSGIAQVAATAGCKVKLYDTNQAALDKAKASLEKILARLIEKGRIDTAEKKRIQSNISYVDSLKYLADSNLTIEAIIENLDIKQKVFSELESYVAEDCIIASNTSSLSIASIAASLQKPERCVGIHFFNPAPLMKLVEVIPAIQTSKAVLEKSIQTISDWKKVVAVAKDTPGFIVNRVARPFYGESLRIYEEGLADFTTIDYSLKTLGGFRMGPFELMDFIGNDVNYTVTETVFTAFYFDPRYKPAFTQKRFAEAGYLGRKSGKGYYDYDENGKIIENSDVTLSAVDESLKEQIFERVLVMLINEAADALFLNIASAKDIDNAMTKGVNYPKGLLAWADEYGIDWCVSKLDELYNEYHEDRYRCSPLLRKMNREHKTFFS; the protein is encoded by the coding sequence ATGAACATAGGAATAATCGGTTCAGGAACAATGGGAAGCGGTATCGCACAAGTTGCTGCTACTGCTGGTTGTAAAGTGAAATTATACGATACTAACCAAGCCGCTCTAGATAAAGCAAAAGCAAGTCTTGAGAAAATCTTAGCGCGATTAATTGAAAAAGGACGAATAGATACTGCTGAAAAAAAAAGAATTCAATCGAACATTAGTTACGTCGATTCTTTAAAATATTTAGCAGATTCAAACCTAACCATTGAAGCCATTATAGAAAACCTAGATATCAAGCAAAAAGTCTTTTCAGAATTAGAAAGCTATGTTGCTGAGGATTGTATCATCGCATCAAACACGTCAAGTTTATCTATAGCTTCCATTGCAGCATCATTACAAAAACCAGAGCGCTGTGTCGGAATTCATTTTTTCAATCCTGCGCCTTTAATGAAATTAGTTGAGGTAATTCCTGCTATTCAAACCTCAAAAGCAGTTCTTGAAAAATCGATACAAACCATTTCCGATTGGAAAAAAGTAGTTGCTGTGGCTAAAGATACTCCAGGTTTTATCGTAAATAGAGTCGCTAGACCATTTTACGGAGAATCACTTCGTATTTATGAAGAAGGACTTGCTGATTTTACAACTATAGATTACAGTTTAAAAACATTAGGTGGTTTTAGAATGGGACCTTTTGAGTTAATGGATTTTATAGGAAACGATGTCAATTACACAGTAACAGAAACGGTTTTTACAGCATTCTATTTCGATCCTAGATACAAACCAGCATTCACGCAAAAACGTTTTGCTGAAGCAGGTTATTTAGGACGTAAATCTGGAAAAGGCTATTATGATTATGATGAAAACGGAAAGATAATCGAAAATTCAGATGTCACACTGAGCGCAGTCGATGAGTCTTTAAAGGAACAAATTTTCGAACGTGTTCTAGTCATGCTAATCAACGAAGCGGCAGATGCCTTATTTTTAAATATCGCTTCAGCAAAAGATATTGATAATGCAATGACCAAAGGCGTTAATTATCCAAAAGGGTTATTGGCTTGGGCAGACGAATATGGAATCGATTGGTGTGTGTCTAAATTAGATGAATTGTACAACGAATATCACGAAGATAGATACCGTTGTAGTCCATTATTGCGTAAAATGAATAGAGAACATAAAACGTTTTTTAGTTAA
- the paaA gene encoding 1,2-phenylacetyl-CoA epoxidase subunit PaaA, which produces MSEEQIKNLEAQFDKRIARDEKIEPKDWMPEKYRKTHIRQMSQHAHSEIVGMLPEGNWITRAPSLRRKVALLAKVQDEAGHGLYLYSACETLGVSRDELYEQLHSGKAKYSSIFNYPTITWADMGAIGWLVDGAAIINQVPLCNTSYGPYARAMIRVCKEESFHQRQGYEIMIKLANGTPEQKELAQDALNRWWWPSLMMLGPTDAESIHTEQSMKWKLKRKSNDDLRQQFIDQTVPQAELIGLTIPDPDLKWNEDKGSYDFGEIDWDEFWQVVKGHGPCNKERMKARVGAWEEGEWVRDAAMAHAKKKQERTQKQAI; this is translated from the coding sequence ATGAGTGAAGAACAAATAAAAAATCTAGAAGCACAATTCGATAAACGTATCGCAAGAGACGAAAAAATCGAACCTAAAGACTGGATGCCAGAAAAGTATCGCAAAACACATATCAGACAAATGTCACAGCATGCACATTCTGAAATTGTCGGCATGCTTCCTGAAGGCAACTGGATTACAAGAGCGCCTTCTCTAAGACGTAAAGTGGCTTTGCTTGCTAAAGTTCAAGATGAAGCAGGACATGGATTGTACTTATATTCAGCTTGCGAAACTCTAGGAGTGTCAAGAGATGAATTGTATGAGCAATTGCACTCAGGTAAAGCCAAATACTCAAGTATTTTTAATTATCCAACCATCACTTGGGCAGATATGGGAGCCATTGGCTGGTTGGTTGATGGTGCAGCTATTATTAATCAAGTACCTTTGTGTAATACGTCCTATGGTCCTTATGCTAGAGCAATGATTCGCGTGTGTAAGGAAGAAAGCTTTCATCAACGTCAAGGGTATGAAATCATGATAAAATTGGCTAACGGAACGCCTGAGCAAAAAGAATTGGCTCAAGATGCACTTAATCGTTGGTGGTGGCCAAGTTTAATGATGTTAGGTCCTACAGATGCAGAGTCTATTCACACTGAACAATCCATGAAATGGAAATTAAAACGTAAGTCTAACGATGATTTACGTCAGCAATTTATAGATCAAACCGTTCCTCAAGCTGAATTAATCGGACTCACAATTCCAGATCCAGATTTAAAATGGAATGAAGACAAAGGAAGTTATGATTTTGGTGAAATAGATTGGGATGAGTTTTGGCAAGTTGTAAAAGGTCATGGACCTTGCAATAAAGAGCGTATGAAAGCTAGAGTTGGAGCATGGGAAGAAGGCGAATGGGTTCGTGATGCAGCAATGGCTCATGCCAAAAAGAAACAAGAAAGAACACAAAAACAAGCAATTTAA